Proteins from a single region of Gossypium arboreum isolate Shixiya-1 chromosome 1, ASM2569848v2, whole genome shotgun sequence:
- the LOC108482654 gene encoding E3 ubiquitin-protein ligase UPL1 isoform X2 translates to MKLKRRRYLEVPPKIRSFINSVTSVPLENIEEPLKDFVWEFDKGDFHHWVELFNHFDKFFEKHIKPRKDLQVEDNFFGSDPPFPREAVLQILRVRRLVLDNCTNKHFYSSYEHLSSLLASTDADVVEACLQTLAAFLKKTIGKYSVRDASLSSKLFALAQGWGGKEEGLGLIACAIQNGCDTVAYDLGCTLHFEFYASNKVSSSEQSTRGLQIIHLPNINTHPETDLELLNKLVGEYKVPANLRFSLLSRLRFARAFGSLTSRQQYTRIRLYAFIVLVQASSDTDDLVSFFNNEPEFVNELVTLLSYEDAVSEKIRILCLLSLVALCQDRSRQPAVLTAVTSGGHRGILSSLMQKAIDSVISNTSKWSVVFAEALLSLVTALVSSSSGCSAMREAGFIPTLLPLLKDTDPQHLHLVTTSINILEAFMDYSNPAAALFRDLGGLDDTISRLKLEVSYVENSPKQLVEDPDCSGRISQVVAGASTELDNMQPLYSEALVAYHRRLLMKALLRAISLGTYAPGNTARIYGSEESLLPQCLCIIFRRAKDFGGGVFALAATVMSDLIHKDPTCFPVLDAAGLPSAFLDAIMDGVLCSAEAITCIPQCLDAFCLNTNGLAAVKDRNALRCFVKIFTSRTYLRSLTGDTPTSLSSGLDELMRHASSLRAPGVDMVIEILNVIRRIGTGTDTSSFAAESSTPVPMETDAEERNLIQPDDRESSRSESSNQMSEVSPDTSLMNIELFLSDCISNVGRLLETILQNADTCRIFVEKKGIDAVLQLFTLPLLPLSASVGQSISVAFKSFSPQHSASLARAVCSFLREQLKSTNELLASIGGTQLATVETGNQTKVLRSLSSLEGILSLCNFLLKATTSVVSELSTVDADVLKDLGRAYREIIWQISLSNDTMADEKRKADQESENTDTGPSNAAVGRESDDDASTPAVRYMNPVSIRSGSQFLGGADREFLSLVRSGESLHRRSRHGLSRLRGGRNGRHLNALNIDSDSSHSLPETSSVQDLKTKSPGLLVIEILNKLAFTLRSFFTALVKGFTTPYRRRADVGSLSSASQTLGMALAKVFLEALGFSGYSSSSGLDTSLSVKCRYLGKVVDDMGALTFDSRRRTCYTGMVNNFYVHGTFKELLTTFEATSQLLWTLPYSIPTPGIEHEKAGEANKVSHGTWLLDTLQCYCRVLEYFVNSTLLLFGNSTSQTQLLVQPVAAGLSIGLFPVPRDPETFVRMLQSQVLDVILLIWNHPLFPNCSPGFVASVVSIVMHIYSGVGAVKRNRSNITGSTNQRFMPPAPDEGTIATIVEMGFSRARAEEALRRVETNSVEMAMEWLISHADDPVQEDDELARALALSLGNSSETSKVDSVDKPMDVMTEEGRPAAPPIDDILNASVKLFQSSDNMAFSLTDLLVTLCNRNKGEDRPKVLSFLIQQLRLCPLDFSKDSSALCMISHIVALLLSEDGNTREIAGQNGVVPAVLDILIDFKAKNDVGNEIMAPKCISALLLILDNMLQSRPRLFSETVEGTQTVSQPDSSGDHASLTVPEPVTEKKSASDANEKEPITSFEKILGKSTGYLTVEESQKLLLLACELIKQHVPAMVMQAVLQLCARLTKTHALALQFLENGGLAALFSLPRTCFFPGYDTVASAIIRHLLEDPQTLQTAMELEIRQTLSGSRHAGRVSPRTFLTSMAPVICRDPVVFMKAATAVCQLESSGGRPFVVQLKEKEREKDKLKASGAEVGLASNEPVRIPENKVNDGTGKCSKGHKKIPANLAQVIDQLLEIVLKYPSAKGQEDSATGLTSMEIDEPTSKVKGKSKVEETRKMESENERSAGLAKVTFVLKLLSDILLMYVHAVGVILKRDSEMSQPRVSNQSDSSGSLGIVHHILHRLLPLSVDKSSGLDEWRDKLSEKASWFLVVLCGRSSEGRKRVINELVKALSSLANVESNSMNSSLVPDKRVFAFADLAYSILSKNSSSSNLPGTGCSPDIAKSMIEGGVVQCLTNILEVIDLDHSDAPKTVSLMLKALESLTRAANANEQVFKFECFNKKKSLSSNGRHADQVTISAAEETEHNQNGGGQQAVVDAETTEQQHQATLQIEDNHNANSDDPIEQDMRVEVEPVASSRPVELGMDFMREEMEGGVLHNADQIEMTFRVENRADDDMADEDDDMADDGEDDEDDDEGEDEDEDIAEDGAGMMSLADTDVEDHDDTGLGDDYNDDMIDEEDDDFHERVIEVRWREALDGLDHLQVLGQPGTASGLIDVAAEPFEGVNVDDLFGLRRPVGFERRRSNGRSSFDRSVTEVNGFQHPLLLRPSQSGDLSLMWSSGGNSSRDLEAFSSGSFDVTHFYMFDAPGLPFDHAPNSLFGDRLGSAAPPPLTDYSVGMDSLHLQGRRGPGDGRWTDDGQPQASAQAAAIAQAVEEQFVSHLRSTAPANNLAERQSQNSGVQESQPSDAPPSNDGKAVVEGENTSSQQSEDQQQENNNGISQELNPTGESVTCQGQLNPQSGDMAESIQRHEGILTQTFSLNNAPDEHDNMEIGDGNGTTAADQVEQISEMVNLPEGGSVVPGNLSPQAMVDDGLSGGDGQAGNRILTGSGSEMPSPGDSNGSSVHERIDVDMNTANAEENQTDQSIPHEIGAEEPGTLDSQDANQADQASANIEGPGSNAIDPTFLEALPEDLRAEVLASQQAQSVQPPTYVPPSADNIDPEFLAALPPDIQAEVLAQQRAQRVAQQAEGQPVDMDNASIIATFPADLREEVLLTSSEAVLSALPSPLLAEAQMLRDRAMSHYQARSLFGGSHRLSNRRNGLGLDRQTVMDRGVGITLGRRPGSTISDSLKVKEIEGEPLLNSNSLKALIRLLRLAQPLGKGLLQRLLLNLCAHSATRATLVKLLLDMIRSEVEGSSSGLSTINSQRLYGCHSKVVYGRSQVFDGLPPLVLRRVLEILTYLATNHSAVSNMLFHYDPSILSEPLSPQNPETKKDKGKEKIMDGESSKPLGNSQGDIPLILFLKLLNRPLFLLSTTHLEQVVGLLQVVVYTAASKLESWSLSHLAVDNSSSQNLLNEEASGDAHKDLSLTEQESNQEKRTNAESSGSKGNKNVDFHNIFLQLPESDLCNLCSLLGREGLSDKVYMLAGEVLKKLASVAVTHRKFFTSELSELAHGLSSSAVNELVTLRNTQMLGLSAGSMAGAAILRVLQVLSSLTSTNVGDDTPEGGDDEQEEQATMWKLNVSLEPLWEELSNCIGMTEAQLAQSSLCPTVSNINVGEHLQGASSSSPLPPGTQRLLPFIEAFFVLCEKLHANHCIMQQDHVNVTAQEVKESAECSVTLPSKCGGDYQKKLDGSVTFARFAEKHRRLLNAFVRQNPGLLEKPLSMLLKAPRLIDFDNKRAYFRSRIRQQHEQHLAGPLRISVRRAYVLEDSYNQLRMRPTQDLKGRLNVQFQGEEGIDAGGLTREWYQLLSRVIFDKGALLFTTVGSNATFQPNPNSVYQTEHLSYFKFVGRVVAKALFDGQLLDVYFTRSFYKHILGVKVTYHDIEAVDPDYYKNLKWMLENDVSDIPDLTFSMDADEEKHILYEKTEVTDYELKPGGRNIRVTEETKHEYVDLVADHILTNAIRPQINSFLEGFNELVPRELISIFNDKELELLISGLPEIDLDDLKANTEYTGYTAASPVIQWFWEVVKAFSKEDMARLLQFVTGTSKVPLEGFKALQGISGPQKFQIHKAFGAPERLPSAHTCFNQLDLPEYSSKEQLQERLLLAIHEASEGFGFG, encoded by the exons CCTCCCAAAATCAGATCCTTCATCAATAGCGTGACTTCTGTGCCGCTGGAAAATATAGAGGAACCTCTGAAAGATTTTGTTTGGGAGTTTGATAAG GGAGATTTTCATCATTGGGTTGAGCTTTTTAACCATTTTGACAAATTTTTTGAGAAGCATATAAAACCAAGGAAAGATTTGCAGGTTGAGGATAATTTTTTTGGATCTGATCCTCCTTTCCCCAGGGAAGCAGTTCTTCAAATTCTTCGTGTTAGAAGACTAGTCTTGGACAACTGCACAAATAAGCATTTTTATAGCTCTTATGAG CATCTGTCATCCTTGCTTGCATCGACTGATGCTGATGTTGTCGAGGCTTGCTTGCAAACTTTAGCTGCTTTCTTGAAGAAAACAATTGGAAAGTACTCTGTCAGAGATGCATCTCTGAGTTCTAAGTTATTTGCACTTGCACAAGGTTGGGGGGGAAAAGAAGAGGGTCTAGGATTGATTGCATGTGCTATACAGAATGGATGCGATACAGTTGCTTATGATCTTGGGTGTACTCTACATTTTGAGTTCTATGCATCAAATAAGGTCTCTTCCTCTGAACAGTCTACCCGAGGTTTACAAATTATTCATTTACCTAATATCAACACTCATCCAGAGACTGATTTGGAGCTCTTGAATAAATTAGTTGGTGAATATAAGGTACCAGCCAATTTAAGATTTTCTTTATTATCAAGATTGCGGTTTGCAAGGGCTTTTGGATCTTTAACATCTCGGCAGCAGTATACGCGCATTCGCTTGTATGCCTTCATCGTTCTTGTTCAGGCAAGCAGTGATACTGATGACCTTGTTTCTTTCTTCAATAATGAGCCTGAGTTTGTCAATGAATTAGTTACTTTACTGAGTTATGAAGATGCAGTTTCTGAGAAAATTCGGATTTTATGTCTGCTTTCTTTGGTTGCTCTTTGTCAAGACCGATCCCGCCAACCAGCTGTATTGACTGCTGTTACATCTGGTGGACACCGTGGTATTCTATCTAGTCTCATGCAGAAAGCCATTGATTCTGTTATTAGCAATACCTCAAAGTGGTCTGTTGTGTTTGCTGAGGCTCTACTATCCCTTGTCACTGCTTTGGTTTCATCATCATCAGGTTGCTCAGCCATGCGTGAAGCAGGGTTTATCCCTACTCTTTTACCCCTGCTTAAAGATACCGATCCTCAGCATCTGCATTTGGTTACTACATCCATCAATATTCTGGAAGCTTTTATGGATTACAGTAATCCTGCAGCTGCACTGTTCAGAGACTTGGGTGGTTTAGATGATACAATCTCTCGCTTAAAACTTGAAGTTTCTTATGTGGAAAACAGTCCAAAGCAACTAGTTGAAGACCCTGATTGTAGTGGGAGGATTTCACAAGTAGTCGCAGGAGCGTCAACTGAGCTTGATAATATGCAGCCTTTGTATTCTGAAGCATTAGTTGCTTATCATCGACGGCTACTCATGAAAGCTTTGTTACGGGCTATATCTCTTGGAACATATGCCCCTGGAAACACTGCTCGTATTTATGGATCTGAGGAGAGCTTGTTGCCACAATGCTTATGTATCATATTCAGACGAGCAAAAGATTTTGGTGGGGGAGTATTTGCACTTGCAGCAACTGTCATGAGTGATCTAATTCACAAGGATCCTACTTGCTTTCCTGTCTTAGATGCTGCTGGTCTTCCATCTGCCTTCCTAGATGCTATTATGGATGGTGTTCTCTGCTCTGCCGAAGCCATAACATGCATACCTCAGTGTTTGGATGCCTTCTGTCTTAATACTAATGGTCTTGCGGCAGTGAAAGATCGCAATGCTTTGAGGTGCTTTGTCAAGATATTTACTTCTAGAACATATTTGCGGTCTCTTACCGGAGATACTCCTACTTCTTTGTCAAGTGGCTTGGATGAACTTATGCGTCATGCTTCTTCGTTGCGTGCACCTGGAGTGGATATGGTGATTGAGATCTTGAATGTTATACGGAGAATCGGAACTGGGACTGACACTTCATCTTTTGCTGCTGAATCTTCTACCCCTGTTCCAATGGAAACTGATGCTGAAGAGCGGAATTTGATTCAGCCAGATGACAGGGAATCCTCAAGGAGTGAGAGTTCAAATCAGATGTCAGAGGTGTCTCCTGATACTTCTTTAATGAATATTGAATTGTTCCTTTCCGATTGTATTAGCAATGTGGGCCGTCTTCTTGAAACCATCCTTCAGAATGCTGATACATGCCGTATATTTGTTGAAAAGAAAGGGATTGACGCTGTCCTGCAGTTGTTTACCTTGCCTTTACTGCCTCTTTCAGCATCAGTTGGACAGAGCATTTCTGTTGCCTTCAAGAGCTTTTCACCTCAGCATTCTGCATCTCTGGCTCGGGCAGTTTGTTCATTCCTAAGAGAACAGCTGAAGTCAACAAATGAACTGTTGGCTTCTATTGGAGGAACTCAGCTAGCCACTGTTGAAACTGGCAACCAGACTAAGGTTCTGAGATCTCTTTCTAGTCTTGAAGGTATATTGTCTCTTTGCAATTTTCTTTTGAAGGCCACTACTAGCGTTGTCTCTGAGTTGAGCACTGTAGATGCTGATGTATTGAAAGATCTTGGGAGGGCATACAGGGAAATAATATGGCAAATTTCTTTGTCTAATGACACCATGGCTGATGAGAAGCGGAAAGCTGATCAAGAGAGTGAGAATACAGACACTGGTCCATCAAATGCTGCTGTTGGAAGAGAAAGTGATGATGATGCTAGTACCCCTGCCGTGAGATATATGAATCCAGTTTCCATTAGGAGTGGTTCTCAGTTTCTGGGTGGTGCAGATCGAGAGTTTCTTTCACTTGTTCGTTCTGGTGAAAGTTTGCACCGTCGTAGTCGACATGGTTTGTCCCGTTTAAGAGGTGGAAGGAATGGTCGACACCTGAATGCTCTGAACATTGATTCTGATTCTTCTCACAGTTTGCCAGAAACATCATCAGTCCAGGATTTGAAAACAAAAAGTCCTGGTCTTCTTGTGATAGAAATTCTTAACAAGCTTGCTTTTACATTGCGGTCCTTTTTCACAGCTCTTGTTAAGGGGTTTACGACACCTTACCGCCGTAGAGCTGATGTTGGATCATTAAGTTCGGCTTCACAGACTCTTGGTATGGCCCTGGCTAAAGTATTTCTTGAGGCACTGGGTTTCTCTGGGTATTCTTCTTCTTCAGGACTTGATACTTCACTTTCCGTCAAGTGTCGGTACCTTGGGAAAGTTGTTGATGACATGGGAGCACTGACATTTGATAGTAGGCGGCGAACATGTTATACAGGAAtggttaataatttttatgtgcaTGGAACCTTCAAGGAGCTACTTACCACTTTTGAAGCTACTAGTCAGTTATTGTGGACGTTACCCTACTCTATCCCTACACCTGGTATTGAACACGAGAAAGCAGGTGAAGCAAATAAAGTCTCCCATGGTACATGGCTGCTTGATACATTACAATGCTACTGCCGTGTGCTTGAGTATTTTGTTAATTCTACATTATTATTGTTTGGGAATTCTACATCTCAGACTCAGCTGCTTGTTCAGCCAGTTGCTGCTGGCTTGTCAATCGGCCTCTTTCCTGTTCCTAGGGACCCAGAAACCTTTGTGCGCATGCTGCAGTCTCAGGTGCTGGATGTGATTCTACTGATCTGGAATCATCCTTTGTTTCCTAATTGTAGTCCTGGTTTTGTGGCTTCTGTTGTTTCTATTGTCATGCATATATACTCGGGTGTTGGCGCTGTGAAACGAAATCGCAGCAATATTACAGGAAGTACAAACCAACGTTTCATGCCCCCAGCACCTGATGAAGGAACCATTGCTACCATTGTTGAGATGGGTTTTTCTAGGGCTAGAGCAGAGGAAGCCCTCAGACGAGTTGAAACAAATAGTGTTGAAATGGCCATGGAGTGGCTGATTAGTCATGCTGACGATCCTGTGCAAGAGGATGATGAACTAGCTCGAGCTCTTGCTTTATCACTTGGAAATTCATCAGAGACATCCAAAGTTGACAGTGTTGATAAGCCAATGGATGTCATGACTGAAGAAGGGCGACCTGCAGCACCACCAATTGATGATATCCTCAATGCATCTGTTAAGTTGTTCCAGAGTAGTGATAACATGGCATTTTCATTGACAGACTTGCTTGTAACACTTTGCAATCGTAACAAAGGAGAAGACCGTCCAAAAGTGCTATCATTTCTTATTCAGCAGCTGAGGCTCTGTCCATTGGATTTTTCCAAGGACTCCAGTGCATTGTGTATGATATCTCATATTGTAGCGCTGCTTCTTTCTGAGGATGGAAATACACGTGAAATTGCTGGCCAGAATGGTGTAGTACCTGCTGTTCTTGATATCTTGATTGACTTTAAGGCTAAAAATGACGTGGGAAATGAAATTATGGCACCAAAATGTATCAGTGCTTTACTGTTGATCTTGGATAACATGTTGCAGTCCCGTCCAAGATTGTTTTCTGAGACAGTGGAGGGTACGCAGACAGTATCTCAGCCAGATTCATCTGGGGACCATGCTTCTTTGACTGTTCCAGAACCAGTGACGGAGAAAAAATCAGCTTCAGATGCTAATGAGAAAGAACCAATCACTTCATTTGAGAAAATATTGGGTAAATCTACTGGTTACTTGACTGTAGAAGAAAGTCAGAAGCTGCTGCTTCTTGCTTGTGAACTAATCAAACAGCACGTTCCAGCAATGGTGATGCAGGCTGTTCTTCAGTTATGTGCTCGCTTGACAAAAACACATGCTCTAGCTTTGCAATTTCTTGAGAATGGAGGCTTAGCTGCTCTCTTTAGTCTTCCAAGAACTTGTTTTTTTCCTGGTTATGATACTGTTGCATCTGCCATTATTAGACATCTCCTTGAAGATCCTCAGACTTTGCAAACTGCCATGGAGTTGGAGATTAGACAGACTTTGAGTGGCAGCAGGCATGCTGGCCGTGTTTCACCTCGCACATTTTTAACATCAATGGCTCCTGTTATATGCAGAGATCCTGTAGTGTTTATGAAAGCTGCTACTGCGGTTTGTCAATTGGAGTCATCAGGGGGTAGACCCTTTGTAGTTCAATTGAAGGAAAAGGAGAGAGAGAAAGACAAATTGAAAGCTTCTGGTGCTGAAGTTGGATTAGCTTCAAATGAACCTGTGCGAATTCCTGAGAATAAGGTAAATGATGGAACAGGTAAGTGTTCCAAAGGCCACAAAAAGATTCCAGCCAATCTTGCTCAAGTGATTGATCAGCTTCTTGAAATAGTTCTGAAGTATCCTTCTGCCAAAGGCCAGGAAGATAGTGCAACTGGCTTAACTTCTATGGAGATTGATGAACCCACAAGCAAGGTGAAGGGTAAGTCGAAGGTTGAAGAAACTAGGAAAATGGAGTCTGAAAATGAAAGATCTGCAGGGCTTGCTAAGGTGACTTTTGTCCTCAAGTTATTGAGTGATATTCTTTTAATGTATGTACATGCGGTAGGAGTCATATTGAAAAGGGATTCAGAAATGAGTCAACCCCGTGTTTCTAATCAATCAGACTCGTCTGGCAGCCTTGGCATTGTTCATCATATTTTGCATAGGTTGCTTCCCTTATCTGTTGATAAATCATCTGGACTTGATGAATGGAGGGACAAGTTGTCTGAAAAAGCTTCTTGGTTTCTGGTGGTTCTGTGTGGCCGTTCCAGTGAAGGCCGTAAAAGAGTGATTAACGAACTTGTGAAAGCCTTATCTTCTCTGGCAAATGTGGAAAGTAATTCAATGAATAGCTCCTTGGTGCCTGACAAAAGGGTTTTTGCTTTTGCTGATTTGGCATATTCAATTTTGTCAAAGAACTCATCATCAAGCAACTTACCTGGCACTGGCTGCTCACCAGATATAGCAAAAAGCATGATTGAAGGAGGAGTAGTTCAGTGTCTAACCAATATTCTAGAAGTGATTGATTTGGATCATTCTGATGCACCCAAAACTGTAAGTCTGATGCTCAAGGCTTTGGAAAGCCTGACTAGGGCTGCTAATGCAAATGAGCAGGTTTTCAAGTTTGAATGTTTCAACAAGAAGAAGTCATTGTCTTCAAACGGAAGACATGCTGATCAGGTAACTATATCTGCTGCTGAGGAGACAGAGCACAACCAGAATGGGGGTGGTCAGCAAGCAGTTGTAGATGCAGAGACAACTGAACAACAACATCAAGCTACTTTGCAAATTGAAGACAATCACAACGCAAACTCAGATGATCCTATCGAGCAAGATATGAGAGTTGAAGTGGAGCCTGTAGCTAGCAGCAGACCAGTGGAACTTGGGATGGATTTCATGCGTGAAGAAATGGAAGGAGGTGTGTTGCACAATGCTGACCAAATTGAGATGACATTCCGGGTGGAGAATAGGGCAGATGATGATATGGCTGATGAGGATGATGACATGGCAGATGATGGGGAGGATGATGAGGATGATGATGAGGGGGAGGATGAGGATGAGGATATAGCTGAAGATGGTGCTGGAATGATGTCTCTAGCTGATACTGATGTGGAGGACCATGATGATACTGGTTTGGGAGATGACTATAACGATGACATGattgatgaagaagatgatgacttTCATGAGCGGGTCATAGAGGTAAGGTGGAGGGAGGCCCTTGATGGGTTAGATCATCTGCAGGTACTTGGGCAACCTGGAACTGCAAGTGGTTTAATTGATGTGGCTGCTGAACCTTTTGAAGGTGTGAATGTGGATGATCTCTTCGGTCTTCGTAGGCCTGTAGGTTTTGAACGCAGGCGATCTAATGGTAGGTCTTCCTTTGATCGTTCTGTTACAGAAGTAAATGGCTTTCAACATCCTCTTCTGTTAAGACCATCCCAGTCAGGAGACTTGAGCTTGATGTGGTCATCCGGTGGGAATTCATCCAGGGATTTGGAAGCTTTCTCATCTGGGAGTTTTGATGTTACCCATTTTTACATGTTTGATGCTCCTGGTCTGCCATTTGATCATGCACCAAATAGCCTGTTTGGTGATCGATTGGGTAGTGCAGCACCCCCACCCTTGACTGATTATTCTGTAGGCATGGACTCATTACATCTGCAAGGGAGAAGGGGGCCTGGTGATGGACGGTGGACTGATGATGGTCAGCCACAAGCAAGTGCTCAAGCTGCAGCAATTGCACAGGCTGTAGAGGAACAGTTTGTATCTCATTTGCGCAGTACAGCTCCAGCCAACAATTTAGCAGAAAGGCAGTCACAAAATTCTGGAGTCCAGGAGTCGCAACCATCAGATGCTCCTCCATCAAATGATGGGAAGGCTGTGGTAGAGGGAGAGAACACCAGTAGTCAGCAGAGTGAAGATCAGCAGCAAGAAAATAACAATGGAATTTCACAGGAACTTAATCCAACAGGTGAAAGTGTTACATGTCAAGGGCAGCTGAATCCTCAGTCTGGTGACATGGCTGAATCTATTCAAAGACATGAAGGGATATTAACTCAAACGTTTTCTTTGAACAATGCACCAGATGAGCATGATAACATGGAAATTGGAGATGGGAATGGCACAACAGCTGCTGATCAAGTAGAGCAAATTTCTGAAATGGTTAACTTGCCTGAGGGGGGTTCTGTTGTGCCTGGAAACCTTTCACCACAGGCCATGGTTGATGATGGATTGTCAGGAGGAGATGGTCAGGCAGGTAATCGTATTTTGACAGGTTCTGGTTCGGAGATGCCTAGCCCAGGTGATTCTAATGGGTCTTCGGTTCATGAGCGTATTGATGTGGACATGAATACTGCTAATGCTGAAGAGAACCAAACTGATCAATCAATTCCTCATGAAATTGGTGCAGAGGAGCCAGGCACACTTGATTCTCAGGATGCTAATCAGGCTGATCAAGCTAGTGCTAATATTGAGGGTCCTGGTTCTAATGCCATTGACCCTACCTTCTTGGAGGCATTACCTGAAGATTTACGGGCAGAAGTTTTGGCTTCCCAACAAGCCCAATCTGTTCAACCTCCAACTTATGTACCACCTTCAGCAGATAATATTGACCCTGAGTTCTTAGCTGCTCTTCCACCAGACATTCAGGCAGAAGTATTAGCACAGCAAAGAGCACAGAGAGTTGCACAGCAAGCTGAGGGTCAACCTGTGGATATGGATAACGCTTCTATCATTGCCACTTTCCCTGCTGATCTGCGTGAAGAG GTGCTTTTGACTTCTTCAGAAGCAGTTTTGTCTGCATTACCATCTCCTTTACTTGCTGAGGCTCAAATGCTTAGGGATAGAGCAATGAGTCATTACCAGGCACGCAGTTTGTTTGGAGGTAGCCATAGGCTAAGTAATCGGAGGAATGGTTTGGGTTTGGATAGGCAAACAGTGATGGACAGGGGTGTTGGAATTACATTGGGCCGAAGGCCTGGTTCTACCATTTCAGATAGCTTAAAagtgaaggaaattgaaggggaGCCTCTTCTGAACTCCAATTCTTTGAAAGCTTTAATTCGCCTTCTACGGCTAGCACAG CCCCTTGGGAAAGGCCTTCTGCAGAGGCTTCTGTTAAATCTTTGTGCGCATAGTGCTACTAGGGCAACTTTGGTAAAGCTCTTGCTTGATATGATTAGATCTGAAGTTGAAGGCTCAAGCAGTGGTTTGTCAACAATTAATTCCCAAAGGCTTTATGGTTGCCATTCAAAAGTTGTTTATGGTCGGTCACAGGTGTTTGATG GTCTTCCACCTCTTGTACTACGTCGTGTTCTTGAAATTTTGACTTATTTGGCTACAAATCATTCTGCCGTTTCAAATATGCTGTTCCACTATGATCCTTCAATTCTTTCTGAGCCTTTGAGCCCCCAAAACCCTGAAACCAAGAAAGATAAAGGCAAGGAGAAAATCATGGATGGAGAATCATCAAAACCCTTGGGAAACTCTCAAGGGGATATCCCTCTAATATTATTTCTTAAGCTCTTGAACCGTCCGCTGTTTTTGCTCAGCACTACCCATCTTGAGCAG GTTGTAGGCTTGCTTCAAGTGGTTGTCTACACAGCAGCATCAAAATTAGAAAGCTGGTCACTCTCTCATTTAGCTGTTGATAATTCAAGTTCTCAGAACCTGCTCAATGAAGAAGCTTCTGGTGATGcacataaggacctttctttGACAGAACAAGAGTCTAATCAAGAGAAGCGGACCAATGCTGAATCCTCTGGATCTAAAGGCAATAAAAATGTGGACTTTCATAATATTTTCTTGCAGCTACCAGAATCTGATTTGTGCAATTTGTGTAGTCTTCTTGGTCGTGAGGG GTTGTCAGATAAAGTTTATATGTTAGCTGGTGAGGTGCTGAAGAAACTGGCATCAGTTGCTGTGACCCATCGGAAATTCTTTACCTCAGAGCTTTCAGAATTAGCTCATGGTTTGAGTAGTTCGGCTGTCAATGAGCTTGTAACACTGAGGAATACACAGATGCTGGGTCTTAGTGCAGGTTCCATGGCAGGAGCTGCTATTCTACGTGTGCTACAAGTGCTTAGCTCACTCACTTCAACTAATGTTGGTGATGATACACCTGAGGGTGGTGATGATGAACAGGAAGAGCAAGCTACCATGTGGAAGTTAAATGTATCATTAGAGCCATTGTGGGAAGAATTGAGTAATTGTATTGGCATGACTGAGGCACAGCTGGCTCAGAGCTCACTCTGTCCAACTGTATCTAATATAAATGTTGGGGAGCATCTTCAAGGAGCATCCTCGTCATCACCACTTCCTCCTGGGACTCAGAGACTTCTTCCTTTCATTGAGGCCTTCTTCGTTTTGTGTGAAAAGCTACATGCCAATCATTGTATCATGCAACAAGATCATGTAAATGTGACTGCACAAGAAGTAAAAGAGTCTGCTGAGTGTTCTGTTACCTTACCCTCTAAATGCGGTGGGGATTATCAGAAGAAGCTTGATGGTTCTGTCACATTCGCAAGGTTTGCCGAGAAGCATCGTAGACTTCTGAACGCTTTTGTTAGGCAAAATCCTGGCTTGCTAGAAAAACCGCTATCTATGTTGCTGAAAGCTCCAAGGTTGATCGACTTTGATAACAAGAGAGCATATTTCCGTTCAAGAATAAGGCAACAGCATGAACAGCATCTTGCTGGTCCACTGCGGATAAGTGTGCGGCGGGCATATGTTTTGGAGGACTCTTACAATCAATTACGAATGCGACCTACTCAGGATCTGAAAGGTCGCTTGAACGTGCAGTTTCAAGGGGAAGAGGGCATTGATGCCGGTGGACTGACTAGAGAATGGTATCAGTTACTCTCAAGGGTCATATTTGATAAAGGTGCATTACTTTTTACTACTGTGGGGAGCAATGCAACTTTCCAGCCAAATCCCAATTCTGTTTACCAGACCGAGCATCTTTCTTACTTCAAATTCGTTGGTCGCGTG GTTGCAAAGGCACTATTTGATGGTCAACTTTTGGATGTTTATTTTACTCGATCCTTCTACAAGCACATTCTTGGTGTTAAGGTGACCTACCATGATATAGAGGCAGTTGATCCTGATTATTACAAGAATCTGAAGTGGATGCTGGAG AATGATGTAAGCGACATTCCTGACCTGACTTTCAGCATGGATGCTGATGAAGAGAAGCACATACTTTATGAAAAAACTGAG GTCACTGATTATGAGCTCAAACCTGGAGGAAGAAATATCAGGGTTACTGAAGAAACAAAACATGAATATGTAGACCTTGTTGCTGATCATATCTTGACAAATGCTATCCGTCCTCAAATCAATTCCTTCCTTGAGGGATTTAATGAATTGGTGCCACGTGAACTCATTTCAATTTTTAATGATAAAGAGCTCGAGTTACTAATCAGTGGACTTCCTGAAATTGATT TGGATGATCTAAAGGCTAACACAGAGTATACTGGCTATACGGCTGCATCTCCTGTTATTCAATGGTTTTGGGAAGTTGTTAAAGCTTTTAGTAAAGAGGACATGGCAAGATTGCTTCAGTTTGTAACTGGAACATCAAAG GTGCCATTGGAGGGTTTTAAGGCACTGCAGGGTATCTCTGGTCCACAAAAATTTCAGATTCACAAGGCTTTTGGAGCTCCTGAGCGGCTGCCTTCTGCCCATACATG CTTTAATCAGTTAGATCTTCCTGAGTATTCATCAAAGGAACAGCTTCAGGAACGTCTGCTGCTGGCTATCCATGAAGCTAGTGAAGGGTTTGGCTTTGGATGA